The Bartonella bovis 91-4 sequence TTGTTCCATCTCACACCCCTATTAAATCTTGTTGAGTTGGTGTGTGTNNNNNNNNNNNNNNNNNNNNNNNNNNNNNNNNNNNNNNNNNNNNNNNNNNNNNNNNNNNNNNNNNNNNNNNNNNNNNNNNNNNNNNNNNNNNNNNNNNNNGACCATAGCAAGTTCTTTCGCCATGTCTAAGGTGAGATGATATTTATTGCAAGACCACCCTAGATTTTGCGCTCCCCAATTTTGGGGACCGCAAATCTTGTGTTTTGATAAAGTCTTTTCCTTCTTCAAATTCATATTGATTAATACGATCTTTAATCCAAGTAGAAAAATCTTTTCCTACTTCCAAGAATGCATGCAACTCACGTGCATTGACTGTTTGTACAGTTTCTTGATTAATTGTATTGTTATGAATAGCGATAAGCGCTTCCATTGCAGACCTCATATTGCTTGGATTGATTTTTAGATGTGTTGGGAAGAAAGTGTTATTGCTTTATCTGTCAAACGCAAAACGCGAGGTGTTGATAGACTATTCTGGCTGCACCACTTTTCTCAGCTTGGGCAAGCTTTTTTGCCATGTCTACGGTAAGGTAGTATTTCTTTTTTGAATGGTCATTTGAATCTTCAAAAGGCAATATACGAAAGTCCTCCCCTTCCTCAAATTCATATTCTTGGATGCGTTTAGTAATCCAATCATTAAAGTTGGTTTTTATTTTCAAACGCTCATGTAATATATGAGCCTTCACCATTTTCACCATTCGCACGGTTTCTTGATCAGTTTTATTATTCTGATGAGTAATAGGAGCTTCCATTATTGCATCCTCCGATAATTCATGTTTAAAACATCGCAAGGACGTAAACGGTGTTGCTCTTCATAAGTACCGTAGACTTTATCAGCATATATCTGTTCTTCTACATCTTCTTTCAGAATATGATATGCATTACTATCAACTATAAAGGGATGTGTATTACGCTCTAAAAGAGAGGAGTCGCTATCCTTTACATAAATTTCAGCGATTTTTTCAGAAATATCATCATAGTGGTCTGAGTGAAGATCAATACGAAGAATTCTTACAACATCATCTACACCGTCAACAATGTTCATGATTTCAGTTCTATCCAGTGGTCCCGATCGAGCATCGTGATAACCATCATCACATATAACTAACAGAATCTCATGATCATCTACAAAAATCTGTTCGTTCATTTTTCATCCCCTCTAATCCGCGTTGGCAAATGGTTGTTTGTAGTGCATAGACACAATAAGTACGTTATGTACCAAATATAGTCAAGTACATAATGTACTTATTTGTAAAAAATGATAAAAAAGAGGAAATAATCTGTGTCTTCTTGTCGCTATAAGAATCACTTTATTATATAGAATGTAAAAAATGCTCAGGCTTGTTATTAGGAATCAACAAAATGCAACTGCGATTCCACTGATAGCATTTAATTTTAAGTAGACGAAAGATGATTGCAATATTTACATTTCAAGAATAGTACGCCGTACACGGCCTATTATTGAGATGGCGCCTTCGAGTTTTGGGGCTTTTATTGTTCTGTCATATGAAGCCGGTTGAAAAGGAGGGTTATCATTTGGTCTGTACCGCTTATATGTTGCTCTTCCAGTTTCATCTGCAATAACATAACAAGCATTTGGCACAAGTTTTTTATCGCGCATATTTACAAATATTATAGAATCTGGAGGGCTAATTTTATTCATAGACGAACCATCTACGCGTAAAGCAATCCACTCACCCGCTGGAAGGTTGACAGCTTCGATCATAGAACAATCTAAAAAATTCGTTATACCTTCTTGCTCACTTAATTCTCCAGCACTAACCCACGAAATTAAAGGAATGCTCTCATTGAGACTAGGATTATCCTGAGAAGACTCGCCATACAAAATCCATCCAGGATCTACATTAAATACCTCTCCATATCGCTTAGCCATTTTACGCGAGATATCACGATTTCCATTTTCATGACTAGTTAATGTATTAACATTGAGAATTGATAAAGCACGCGCGGCTTTGCTCGGTGTTGGATATCCAGCGCGCTTACGTGCCATTTTAAGTCTATCTTTTGGTAAAAGAATCATTTGTACATTATCCACTATTTTTTCTGTTCATTGTGTACGATTTTATCTTGATTTTAAATTGTACATAACGTACTGTAGCTATCATGGTTAATGATTTTTCTGTTAAAAATTTAATTGAGTCTTGGGGATCTATCCGCCAATTTGCGGAAGAAATTGGATGTAGTTATGAAGCCGCGCGTAAAATGCGCGATCGTAATAGTATTTCTCCAAAATATTGGAACATAATTATTCAATTGTCTAAATCTAAAGGGTTATCTTGGGTTACAATGAATTGGTTTCTTCATACATATGAGAATAAATCTCGTAAAGTCTACTTTCCAATGACAAAACACCATAAAGATGCTGTTTATTCCGAGAAAAATCTTACTGCACCAGATGGATCACAGTTAACAACATCTGCGTTTTTGGAAAGTTCCACAGATACTGAACATCAGCGAGATAATTCGCCTTGTCAAATAGAAGAAAGAATATGAAAGCAAAAGAGATGATAAAAGAAATTTATACACGATTTTACAGATTAGTAAGTCGTAACAAAAGAATTGAGAATGCCAGTAAGTTAATAGAAGGATACACAGATGCAACGTCATCTGAGGATAGTGCAGACGAGCTTATCATACAATCTTCTACGCAAGAAAATATTCGCTCACTACAAGAAAGTGCCCCTTCATTAAAAGAGAGGCTGCATAAGTTAAAAGTGAATAGTTGTCTAGAGCGCTATGAAGAAACTCTTGTAGAAGAAGATCAGTTGATTGAGGAAGAAAAAAGTGCACTTAAAACTCTATCCACTTTAATTGAGCAAAAAAATAAAGCATTACAAATGAGAAAGAAAAAATTAGCTTTAAATGTGAAGTTGTTTGATATTCTCAGTCAAAGCAATGGTAAAAGCAACATAGCAAAATCAGTTAAACCGATAGAGATTTCCCCACCAATAAAAGTCATTCCTTTTGAACAAAAGAAAAATCTGCAGACAAACAAACGTCTTCAAGCTTAACATCGTACTCCATTTAAACGTGGCCCTCTTATTATTTAGCGTTCAGAGTTTTTAGAAGGCTACTTTCAAAAACATTTTTTCAATAAAGCTACGCGCTAGACATTCTGTCATAGCGTGTATAGCCACGTATTACCTAAACTGAGGGGACAATTATGAAGATAAAATACGAGCTTACGGAAGAAAGTAAGCAAGTTCATATATTAAGATTTAGAATGGAGTACACCCACACTCTTTATCGAATTAGAGCATTAAGAAACTTTAGTAATGTTAAAGCTGGTGATTTGGGTGGTTTCATAAAAAAAGAAAACAATCTTTCTCACGAGGGTGATTGTTGGGTTGATGATGAAGCGCAGGTGTATGGTGATGCACGCATTTACGACAATGCTTTGGTTTCCGGTAAAGCAGAAGTTTACGACGATGTACGCGTTTACGAAAATGCACTCATTGGCGACCGTGCACAGATTTACGGTAATGCAGAGATTTTTGGTGATGCACGCGTTTACGACAATGCCTGGGTTTCCGGCAGTGCAGATGTTTTTGATAATGCACAGGTTTATGGTGATGCTTGGGTTCATGGCTTTGCAGAAGTTTCCGGCAAAGCGCGGGTGCACGGTGATGTTTTAGTTTACGACAATGCGCGAATTTCAGGCAATACAGAAATTTCTAAAGGTGCATATGGCTATGTGTACGGTTAACAACACCACAGAAACTGACACGAGTGCCTCTACTCAATGTGAGCACAACAGATAGGGTGTGATAATCGTCCCCATCAAAAAAGAAATTTAATTCACAAACCATTCCTTGTTTTGATCTAGGTGCGAAGACAGGCTTGGCAATTTTACATTTAAAGAAACAAGGAGGTATGTGATGTCAACGAAATCACCCTGGGTGAAATTTTATCCTAGTCAATTTTTAAAAGAGCTTATGGGTTTGAAGCCAGCAGAGACTGCTGTTTACACAATGTTGGTATTACTCATGATTGATAAGGGCACACCTATTTTTAACAATGCTTCTCATTTATCAAATTTGTGTGGCTGTTCAGTACAGACGTTTAACAA is a genomic window containing:
- a CDS encoding DUF1376 domain-containing protein, with the translated sequence MSTKSPWVKFYPSQFLKELMGLKPAETAVYTMLVLLMIDKGTPIFNNASHLSNLCGCSVQTFNKILETLISCDHITRLENGRLWHTSSAFDLDINSENSNTVKRSEKKEEENYGN
- a CDS encoding antA/AntB antirepressor family protein, giving the protein MEAPITHQNNKTDQETVRMVKMVKAHILHERLKIKTNFNDWITKRIQEYEFEEGEDFRILPFEDSNDHSKKKYYLTVDMAKKLAQAEKSGAARIVYQHLAFCV
- a CDS encoding LexA family transcriptional regulator — translated: MILLPKDRLKMARKRAGYPTPSKAARALSILNVNTLTSHENGNRDISRKMAKRYGEVFNVDPGWILYGESSQDNPSLNESIPLISWVSAGELSEQEGITNFLDCSMIEAVNLPAGEWIALRVDGSSMNKISPPDSIIFVNMRDKKLVPNACYVIADETGRATYKRYRPNDNPPFQPASYDRTIKAPKLEGAISIIGRVRRTILEM